One Chitinophaga varians DNA window includes the following coding sequences:
- a CDS encoding cytochrome-c peroxidase, whose amino-acid sequence MIFILMGVLCLCVTLAGFRNDAATGDPPTKAQLGEQLFFETLLSKDKTISCASCHQPQHGFADTAALSLGIHRTPTKRNTPGITNLSGRPNYFWDGRAATLEAQALQPIINPDEMGLSIEEAVQRLNASQRYQQLFRQVFGSPATAANITQALAAYEKTLETANSPYDRFIAGDDNALTEPAKRGRILFIGKANCNNCHSGEDFTADRFKNIGLYNGTTLNDAGRYEITKDEHYKGFFKVPGLRNVAVTAPYMHNGMFRTLREVITYYNNPNAIVPDGIGRDLSLSKPLNLSEQEIQDLEAFLVALTDDRFTHRP is encoded by the coding sequence ATGATTTTCATTTTAATGGGTGTGCTGTGCCTTTGCGTTACCCTCGCCGGTTTCCGCAACGACGCAGCTACCGGTGATCCCCCCACGAAAGCACAACTGGGGGAACAGTTGTTTTTTGAGACCCTGTTATCAAAAGACAAAACGATCAGCTGCGCCTCCTGCCATCAGCCGCAACATGGCTTTGCGGATACCGCCGCTTTAAGCCTGGGTATCCACCGCACGCCCACCAAAAGGAATACGCCCGGTATCACCAATCTCTCCGGAAGGCCCAACTATTTCTGGGATGGCCGCGCTGCCACGCTGGAAGCCCAGGCATTGCAGCCTATCATCAACCCGGATGAAATGGGACTGTCCATCGAAGAAGCTGTTCAACGGCTCAATGCCAGCCAGCGGTACCAACAATTGTTCCGGCAGGTGTTCGGCAGCCCCGCCACCGCCGCCAATATCACACAGGCGCTGGCAGCCTACGAGAAAACGCTCGAAACGGCCAACAGCCCCTACGACCGCTTCATCGCCGGCGACGACAACGCACTCACGGAACCGGCTAAACGCGGCAGGATATTGTTCATCGGTAAAGCCAACTGCAACAACTGCCACTCCGGAGAAGACTTTACGGCCGACCGTTTCAAAAACATCGGTCTGTATAACGGTACCACACTCAACGATGCCGGCCGCTATGAGATTACCAAAGATGAACATTACAAAGGTTTTTTCAAGGTGCCGGGCCTGCGCAACGTAGCGGTCACCGCTCCGTATATGCATAACGGTATGTTCCGTACCCTGCGTGAAGTGATCACCTACTATAATAATCCCAATGCCATCGTACCGGACGGCATCGGCAGAGACCTGTCACTGAGCAAACCACTGAACCTGAGCGAACAGGAGATACAAGACCTGGAAGCCTTCCTGGTAGCGCTGACAGACGACCGCTTTACACATCGACCTTAA
- a CDS encoding YceI family protein has protein sequence MQRLVSLVFMGSAIILMSLTSPAAAGDNKPAKAVTSTKKATAFQVDKSQSKLFWVGKKVTGQHSGTINVADGKLDVENNVLKGGNFSLDTRSIAVTDIKDADGNAKLVGHLKSEDFFGVEKYPAANFVITKVASKGNGKYDITGNLTIKGITNPITFPATVAVAGNKLTAKADIKVDRTKYNIRYGSKNFFEGIGDKAIYDDFDLTVELVANAQ, from the coding sequence ATGCAACGATTAGTATCCTTGGTATTCATGGGAAGCGCCATCATACTGATGTCTTTAACCTCTCCTGCTGCTGCCGGCGACAACAAACCTGCAAAAGCTGTTACCAGCACTAAGAAAGCCACTGCCTTCCAGGTAGACAAATCCCAGAGTAAACTGTTCTGGGTAGGCAAAAAAGTAACCGGTCAGCACAGCGGCACTATCAATGTCGCCGACGGCAAACTGGACGTAGAGAACAACGTACTGAAAGGTGGTAATTTCTCCCTCGACACCCGCAGCATCGCAGTTACCGACATCAAAGATGCAGACGGTAACGCTAAACTGGTGGGCCACCTGAAAAGCGAAGACTTCTTCGGCGTAGAGAAATACCCTGCTGCCAATTTCGTGATCACGAAAGTAGCGTCTAAAGGCAACGGTAAATACGACATTACCGGTAACCTGACTATCAAAGGCATTACCAACCCGATCACCTTCCCTGCCACCGTAGCTGTTGCAGGCAACAAACTGACTGCCAAAGCGGACATTAAGGTAGACCGTACCAAATACAACATCCGTTACGGTTCCAAAAACTTCTTTGAAGGCATAGGCGACAAAGCCATCTACGATGATTTCGATCTCACCGTGGAACTGGTTGCAAACGCTCAGTAA
- a CDS encoding peroxiredoxin family protein, producing the protein MKTHKSFLLTGLLSVTLLGAAAATPDKPFVREGIWRGVFTLNESQVPFNFELKGKDPEHAVFTLLNGSRRDDFHVQRIGADSLFIKMNTYDAALVAKIEDDGKITGEYRSLVPNFRGNALPFSAEYGQNYRFAPPGTEAAPQHDISGKWDLTIYSKEPTPNRVGLLKQQGNKLTGVIMSVVGDSRELEGTVHGDEFELSGFTGPSPIYIKGKINDDKSLTGELSLGIYNNIKFDGSKNAGAELPDPYKLTFLKEGYKKLDFTLPDLDGKTVSLSDEKYKGKVVIVEIIGTWCPNCTDQTSFLSPWYNKNKDRGVEAIAIGFEQKDDLEYARYTLGKLKEKYNIQYDILFGGIADKKVASEKLPALNRMMAFPTTILIDRKGEVRQIHTGYTGEITGKYYQDYVAKWNKDLDELIAEK; encoded by the coding sequence ATGAAAACACATAAGTCTTTCTTGCTCACAGGCTTGTTGTCTGTCACACTTCTGGGCGCCGCTGCCGCTACGCCCGACAAACCATTTGTCCGGGAAGGCATCTGGCGCGGCGTTTTCACCCTCAACGAATCACAGGTGCCTTTTAACTTTGAACTGAAAGGCAAAGATCCGGAACACGCAGTGTTTACGCTGCTCAACGGCTCCCGCCGTGACGACTTCCATGTACAACGCATCGGCGCCGACTCGCTCTTCATCAAAATGAACACCTACGACGCCGCACTGGTGGCCAAAATAGAAGACGACGGTAAAATCACCGGCGAATACCGCAGCCTGGTGCCCAATTTCAGGGGCAACGCCCTCCCCTTCTCCGCTGAATACGGCCAGAACTACCGCTTTGCGCCGCCCGGCACGGAGGCAGCCCCGCAACATGATATCAGCGGCAAATGGGACCTGACCATCTACAGTAAAGAACCTACGCCCAACCGCGTTGGCCTGCTAAAACAACAGGGCAACAAACTGACCGGCGTAATCATGTCTGTAGTGGGCGACAGCCGCGAACTGGAAGGCACCGTGCATGGCGACGAGTTTGAGTTGTCCGGATTCACCGGCCCCAGCCCCATCTACATCAAAGGAAAAATAAATGATGACAAGTCCCTGACAGGAGAGCTTAGCCTGGGCATCTATAATAACATCAAATTCGATGGCAGCAAAAACGCAGGCGCGGAACTGCCAGACCCATACAAACTCACGTTCCTGAAAGAAGGCTACAAAAAACTGGACTTCACCCTTCCCGATCTGGACGGCAAAACAGTTTCCCTCAGCGATGAAAAATATAAAGGCAAAGTGGTGATCGTGGAAATCATCGGCACCTGGTGTCCCAACTGTACTGACCAGACATCTTTCCTCTCCCCGTGGTACAACAAAAATAAAGACAGGGGCGTAGAAGCGATCGCTATTGGTTTTGAACAGAAAGACGACCTGGAATACGCCCGCTATACGCTGGGTAAACTCAAAGAAAAATACAACATACAATATGATATTCTTTTTGGTGGCATTGCTGATAAGAAAGTGGCGTCAGAGAAATTACCGGCGCTCAACCGCATGATGGCCTTTCCCACCACCATCCTTATAGACCGTAAAGGAGAAGTAAGACAGATACATACCGGCTATACCGGCGAAATCACCGGAAAATATTACCAGGATTATGTAGCCAAATGGAACAAAGACCTGGACGAGCTGATAGCTGAAAAATAA
- a CDS encoding B12-binding domain-containing radical SAM protein has protein sequence MSHSVFLITPPFTQLNTPYPATAYLKGFLNTKGISAFQADLGIEVTLALFSKQGLQELFDSITAEPPATLSENAARIIALQDDYVNTIDAVILFLQGRNPTLAHQISKRDFLPEASRFAQLDDLHWAFGSMGTQDRAKHLATMYLEDLSDLIMECVDPHFGFSRYAERLSRSANSFDELYDALHEGYTYVDHILTDLLAARMEAVQPSLVAISVPFPGNLYAAFRCGQWIKEHYPQVKIAMGGGFPNTELRSLSDPRVFEFIDFITLDDGEAPMENLFQYLQGQKALEELKRTFLLQDGKVTYINNASCHDYKQSQVGTPDYSDLLLDQYISAIEVVNPMHSLWSDGRWNKLTMAHGCYWGKCTFCDISLDYIRVYEPIAAAMLCDRMETIIAQTGQNGFHFVDEAAPPALMRALALEIIRRKLTVTWWTNIRFEKSFTRDLCLLLKASGCIAVSGGLEVASDRLLGLIQKGITVAQVARVNRHFTEAGIMVHAYLMYGFPTQTAQETIDSLEMVRQMFAAGILQSAFWHQFTMTAHSPVGLDPAKYNVQKETEAVGTFANNDIMHVDPTGADHESFSFGLKKSLLNFMHGTCLDYPLQKWFEFKVPKTSVAPDFITKALMEEEAGAIKPTSKVVFLGKQPSMEVITKSKKGSTWEVASFTFQNKKEKMNISVPPPQGEWLAGVLAQVAVANPKTYTLQELKDSYEAAGLEDFELFWDNKPVNTLYRSGLLKL, from the coding sequence TTGAGTCATTCTGTTTTTTTAATAACACCGCCATTTACACAGCTGAACACGCCCTATCCGGCCACAGCCTACCTGAAAGGGTTCCTGAACACAAAAGGGATCAGCGCTTTCCAGGCTGACCTGGGTATAGAAGTAACGCTGGCTTTATTTTCAAAACAGGGCTTACAGGAGTTGTTTGACAGTATCACCGCAGAACCGCCGGCAACGCTTTCTGAAAACGCTGCCCGTATTATAGCGCTGCAGGACGACTATGTCAATACTATCGACGCGGTTATTTTGTTTTTACAGGGCCGCAACCCCACGCTGGCCCATCAGATCAGCAAAAGGGATTTTCTGCCGGAAGCCTCCCGCTTTGCGCAGCTGGACGACCTGCACTGGGCTTTCGGCTCCATGGGCACTCAGGACAGGGCTAAACACCTGGCCACCATGTACCTGGAAGACCTGTCGGACCTGATCATGGAATGTGTGGACCCGCATTTTGGCTTTAGCCGGTACGCAGAGCGCCTGAGCCGCTCTGCCAACAGCTTTGATGAGTTGTACGACGCTCTGCATGAAGGATATACCTATGTGGACCACATCCTGACAGACCTGCTGGCAGCCCGCATGGAAGCGGTGCAACCCTCGCTGGTAGCTATTTCTGTGCCTTTTCCGGGCAACCTGTACGCCGCTTTCCGCTGCGGACAATGGATAAAAGAACATTATCCGCAAGTGAAAATAGCGATGGGCGGCGGGTTTCCCAATACAGAGCTGCGCTCCCTCAGTGATCCGCGGGTGTTTGAATTCATCGACTTCATCACCCTCGATGACGGCGAAGCGCCTATGGAGAACCTGTTTCAGTACCTCCAGGGCCAAAAAGCCCTCGAAGAGCTGAAACGTACCTTCCTGCTGCAGGACGGAAAAGTGACATATATTAATAATGCGTCCTGCCATGATTACAAACAAAGCCAGGTAGGTACGCCCGACTACAGCGATCTGCTGCTGGACCAGTACATATCGGCCATAGAAGTGGTGAACCCGATGCACAGCCTCTGGAGCGACGGGCGCTGGAACAAACTCACCATGGCCCATGGCTGCTACTGGGGCAAATGTACTTTCTGTGATATTTCACTGGACTATATACGCGTGTACGAGCCGATAGCGGCCGCCATGCTGTGCGACCGTATGGAGACCATCATCGCGCAGACAGGCCAGAACGGTTTCCACTTCGTGGACGAAGCCGCACCACCTGCGCTCATGCGCGCTTTGGCGCTGGAAATCATCCGGCGCAAGCTCACCGTCACCTGGTGGACCAACATCCGTTTTGAGAAAAGTTTTACGCGCGATCTCTGCCTGTTGCTTAAAGCATCCGGTTGTATTGCCGTATCAGGCGGACTGGAAGTCGCCTCTGACCGGTTGCTGGGCCTTATCCAGAAAGGAATCACCGTGGCGCAGGTAGCACGGGTGAACCGCCACTTCACGGAAGCAGGCATCATGGTGCATGCCTACCTGATGTACGGCTTCCCCACACAGACAGCACAGGAGACCATCGATTCCCTGGAAATGGTACGGCAGATGTTTGCCGCCGGCATCCTGCAATCCGCCTTCTGGCATCAGTTCACCATGACCGCCCACAGCCCGGTAGGGCTGGACCCCGCCAAATACAACGTGCAGAAAGAGACCGAGGCCGTCGGCACTTTTGCCAACAACGATATCATGCATGTTGATCCCACCGGGGCAGACCATGAAAGCTTTAGCTTCGGCCTGAAAAAATCATTGCTCAATTTTATGCATGGCACCTGCCTGGATTACCCATTGCAGAAATGGTTTGAGTTCAAAGTACCCAAAACCAGCGTAGCACCGGATTTCATCACCAAAGCACTGATGGAGGAAGAAGCAGGCGCCATCAAACCCACCAGCAAAGTAGTGTTCCTCGGCAAACAGCCGTCCATGGAGGTGATCACCAAATCCAAGAAAGGCAGCACCTGGGAAGTGGCGTCTTTCACTTTCCAGAACAAAAAAGAGAAGATGAATATCAGCGTGCCACCACCGCAAGGCGAATGGCTGGCCGGCGTGCTGGCGCAGGTAGCCGTGGCTAACCCTAAGACCTATACGTTGCAGGAGCTGAAAGACAGTTATGAAGCCGCAGGCCTGGAGGACTTTGAACTTTTCTGGGACAACAAACCGGTGAATACCCTCTACCGGTCAGGTTTGTTGAAGTTGTAG
- a CDS encoding LLM class flavin-dependent oxidoreductase, with protein sequence MKKIGFLSFGHWADHPAYMARTAGDTLRQSIDLAVAAEEIGLDGAYFRVHHFAAQLASPFPLLSAIGARTSRIEIGTGVIDMRYENPLYMVEDAGAADLISEGRLQLGISRGSPEQVIDGWRYFGYEPKEGENDQDMGRRKALEFLDKLRGVGFAAPNPNPMFPNPPGLLRLEPYSAGLRERIWWGAASNATAVWAAENGMHLQSSTLKFDESGKPFHVQQAEQIRLYKEAWKKAGHQREARVSVSRSVFALVTDEDRQIFGRDGKSRDQIGMIEPGKRAIFGRSYAAEPDQLIKELAEDEAIREADTILLTIPNTLGVEYNVHLLNSILKYVAPGLGWR encoded by the coding sequence ATGAAGAAAATAGGATTTTTATCATTTGGGCACTGGGCTGATCATCCTGCTTATATGGCCCGTACCGCCGGCGACACCTTGCGTCAGTCAATTGATCTGGCTGTAGCTGCGGAAGAAATAGGGCTGGACGGCGCCTATTTCAGGGTGCATCACTTCGCTGCTCAATTAGCCTCTCCATTTCCTTTGCTTTCGGCCATTGGCGCCAGAACCAGCAGGATAGAAATTGGCACCGGCGTGATTGATATGCGTTATGAAAACCCACTGTATATGGTGGAAGATGCTGGCGCTGCTGATTTGATTTCGGAGGGGCGGTTGCAATTAGGTATTAGCAGAGGTTCACCGGAGCAGGTCATAGATGGATGGCGTTATTTTGGCTATGAGCCAAAGGAAGGAGAAAATGATCAGGACATGGGGCGTCGTAAGGCGCTGGAGTTTCTGGACAAACTGAGAGGGGTAGGCTTTGCAGCGCCCAATCCGAATCCCATGTTTCCGAACCCGCCCGGACTGCTGCGTTTGGAGCCATACTCAGCAGGATTAAGGGAACGTATCTGGTGGGGTGCTGCCTCTAACGCAACTGCTGTCTGGGCAGCTGAAAATGGCATGCATCTTCAGAGCTCTACCCTGAAGTTTGACGAAAGCGGTAAGCCCTTCCATGTGCAGCAGGCCGAACAGATCCGGTTGTACAAAGAAGCCTGGAAGAAAGCCGGCCACCAGCGCGAAGCCAGAGTCTCTGTGAGCCGGTCTGTTTTTGCATTGGTGACCGATGAAGACCGCCAGATCTTTGGGCGGGATGGAAAGAGCCGTGATCAGATCGGTATGATTGAGCCGGGCAAGCGCGCCATTTTCGGAAGAAGCTACGCTGCAGAACCAGATCAACTGATAAAAGAACTGGCTGAGGATGAAGCTATCCGCGAAGCAGACACGATACTGCTAACTATACCCAATACCCTGGGAGTGGAATACAATGTACACTTGCTGAATTCTATTTTGAAATATGTTGCACCTGGGTTAGGGTGGCGTTGA
- a CDS encoding YdeI/OmpD-associated family protein, whose amino-acid sequence MSQQDARIDAYIRKSASFAQPVLEHMRALVHKACPEVEETIKWGMPYFTYKGQLFCCFAAFKAHCSFIFWKGALMDDPDNIFQQRGENGMGQLGKITSLKDLPSDRTFIKYLKAAATLSTSDLPPATKKAAPVKKALEVPDWLLSAIKKNKKAWATFDAFSYSNKKEYVDWIVSAKTDATRDSRLADALTWMAEGKIRNWKYVK is encoded by the coding sequence ATGAGTCAGCAGGATGCCCGTATCGACGCCTATATCCGCAAATCGGCCAGCTTCGCCCAGCCTGTCCTGGAACATATGCGGGCCTTGGTCCATAAAGCCTGTCCCGAAGTGGAAGAAACCATCAAATGGGGCATGCCTTACTTCACCTACAAAGGACAACTGTTTTGCTGCTTTGCCGCTTTTAAGGCCCATTGCTCCTTTATCTTCTGGAAAGGCGCCCTGATGGACGACCCTGACAATATCTTTCAGCAACGGGGCGAAAATGGCATGGGCCAACTGGGGAAGATCACCAGTCTTAAAGACCTTCCATCCGACAGGACCTTTATCAAATACCTGAAGGCCGCGGCTACACTAAGTACCAGCGACCTCCCTCCTGCCACTAAAAAGGCCGCACCGGTGAAAAAAGCACTGGAAGTGCCGGACTGGCTCCTGTCTGCCATCAAAAAGAATAAAAAAGCATGGGCCACTTTTGATGCATTCAGCTACAGCAACAAAAAAGAATATGTAGACTGGATTGTCAGCGCTAAAACGGACGCCACACGCGACAGCCGCCTCGCTGATGCGCTGACATGGATGGCAGAAGGCAAAATCCGGAACTGGAAGTATGTGAAATGA
- a CDS encoding sensor histidine kinase, which yields MLPVKQDFFVAVILLTLLFTIMGLIVIVAIINYKKKQQAYLHQLKLMKEEYDKQLMWSQIEIQEETFAHLGQELHDDIGQLLTSTKLLINVTQRNLTDAPETLKTAEETLSTAIHHLRALSKSFSRQWLDQFSLVDNLKSEVARINASRTIKVKFTHELAELPLQAEPQIILFRIIQEAMQNCLKHARPQVIDISMRIAEKALLLIIADDGAGFDKAGMSATGLGIRNMQHRTRLLGGTINWEVTDAGGTAVLIKLPVEPNQL from the coding sequence ATGCTTCCGGTCAAACAGGATTTCTTCGTAGCAGTCATATTACTCACCTTGTTGTTTACCATCATGGGGTTGATAGTGATTGTGGCGATCATTAATTACAAGAAAAAACAACAGGCTTACCTGCATCAGCTAAAATTAATGAAAGAAGAGTATGATAAACAATTGATGTGGTCTCAGATCGAAATACAGGAAGAAACCTTTGCCCACCTGGGGCAGGAGCTTCACGACGATATCGGCCAATTGTTAACCAGCACCAAACTATTGATCAATGTTACCCAGCGTAACCTGACCGATGCACCGGAGACGTTAAAGACCGCCGAAGAAACCCTCAGTACGGCCATTCATCATTTGCGCGCGCTGTCCAAATCGTTTAGCCGCCAGTGGCTGGACCAGTTCAGCCTGGTCGATAACCTGAAGAGCGAAGTGGCCCGTATTAATGCCAGTCGTACCATTAAGGTGAAGTTTACCCACGAACTGGCCGAGTTGCCGCTACAGGCAGAACCGCAGATCATTCTGTTCCGTATCATACAGGAAGCCATGCAAAACTGCCTGAAACATGCCCGTCCGCAAGTGATCGACATCAGCATGCGTATAGCAGAAAAGGCACTACTGTTGATCATTGCAGATGACGGCGCCGGCTTTGACAAAGCCGGCATGTCTGCCACCGGACTGGGTATCCGGAATATGCAGCACCGTACCAGGCTGCTGGGTGGAACGATCAACTGGGAAGTGACGGATGCAGGAGGTACTGCTGTGTTGATAAAATTACCCGTTGAACCAAATCAGTTATGA
- a CDS encoding response regulator transcription factor yields MNIKIAIADDHQLFLKSLSLLIAGFNGFSIVAEAVNGKELLDKISALPAPPDIVLLDVNMPVMDGPKATALLQKQHPGIRIAALSMKENDTTIITMLKAGCCAYLLKDIHPVELEKALREIHESGYYHNDASNVNYRRLILQSEQQETITEREKEFLSLACSDLTYKAIAQKMNVSERTVDGYREILFHKLNVQSRTGMVLEALRRQLVSL; encoded by the coding sequence ATGAACATCAAAATTGCCATCGCAGACGACCATCAGTTATTCCTCAAGTCACTGAGCCTGCTCATAGCGGGCTTTAACGGTTTTAGCATTGTAGCAGAAGCAGTCAACGGAAAAGAGCTGCTGGACAAGATCTCTGCATTGCCGGCGCCGCCGGACATCGTGCTGCTGGACGTGAACATGCCTGTCATGGACGGCCCCAAAGCAACGGCCCTGTTGCAGAAACAGCATCCGGGCATTCGCATAGCGGCACTGTCCATGAAGGAAAATGACACCACCATCATCACCATGCTCAAAGCCGGATGCTGCGCTTATCTGCTGAAAGATATCCACCCGGTGGAACTGGAAAAAGCCCTGCGTGAAATACATGAATCGGGCTACTATCATAACGATGCGTCCAATGTGAACTATCGCCGGCTGATCCTGCAATCGGAACAGCAGGAGACCATCACCGAAAGAGAGAAAGAGTTTCTGAGCCTCGCCTGCAGTGATCTTACGTATAAAGCCATCGCGCAGAAGATGAATGTTTCCGAGCGCACCGTAGACGGTTACCGCGAAATCCTTTTCCACAAGCTCAACGTACAAAGCCGTACCGGCATGGTGCTCGAAGCCCTGCGCCGGCAACTGGTTTCCCTCTAG
- a CDS encoding ABC transporter ATP-binding protein: MSNQQRAILEVDQLSVSYGHFQAVRQVSFTVASGEIFGLLGPNGAGKTSTLSAIEGLLRPQGGQINVAGFSILDQPLYAKANMGVQLQSTSFQAELNVAEIIRLFAGIYGKEMTPAEVEEKLVEINLQDSGTKRFGQLSGGQQQRVSLVISTIHDPQLVLLDEPTTGLDPQSRRQLWDRIEAIKSKGHAVLLTTHSMEEAEAVCDRIAIIDHGRVIAIDTPEALIAAHRNDPDVIAVSRKGKITLEDVFIGLTGRAVRS, encoded by the coding sequence ATGAGTAATCAACAAAGGGCTATCCTGGAGGTAGACCAGCTGAGTGTTTCCTATGGTCACTTTCAGGCGGTGCGACAGGTATCCTTTACCGTGGCATCCGGCGAAATTTTCGGTCTGCTCGGGCCTAACGGCGCCGGCAAAACCAGCACCCTGAGCGCTATTGAAGGTCTGCTACGGCCACAGGGCGGACAAATCAACGTCGCCGGTTTCAGCATCCTCGATCAACCCCTTTACGCCAAAGCCAACATGGGCGTACAATTACAATCCACCAGTTTTCAGGCGGAACTAAACGTGGCCGAAATCATCCGGCTGTTCGCCGGTATCTATGGCAAAGAAATGACGCCCGCTGAAGTAGAAGAGAAGCTGGTGGAAATCAACCTGCAGGACTCCGGAACCAAACGTTTCGGACAGTTGTCCGGCGGACAACAACAGCGGGTATCGCTGGTCATCTCCACTATTCATGATCCGCAGCTGGTGCTGCTGGACGAGCCCACCACCGGACTGGACCCACAGTCCAGAAGGCAGTTGTGGGACCGTATAGAGGCCATCAAATCAAAAGGGCATGCCGTACTGCTCACCACCCATTCCATGGAAGAGGCCGAAGCGGTCTGCGATCGTATCGCCATCATCGACCATGGACGGGTGATCGCTATCGATACCCCCGAAGCGTTGATAGCCGCACATCGCAACGACCCCGACGTCATTGCCGTGTCCCGTAAAGGAAAGATCACCCTTGAAGATGTATTTATCGGCCTCACCGGCCGGGCTGTCCGTTCATAA
- a CDS encoding ABC transporter permease: protein MQTKIPQTSAVMTALLRADFTTLWRNRRSLRLVLLVPLVIVISWKGMVKMMGGPYVISGGITIGLISIGLLGYTNSIARDRDKGVFQRLRVGPVAAWTIMCSRVMVQIVTIMAMTIAIFAVGNLVDKIVLSPLGYLTGFFAAVLGGALYLSLGQLIVGLIKNPETVNSTTRLVYFIFIMVGMLGNFGVLGDVVKDMVQWSPYGVVNRMIGTALQPDTWNLQATYALLATLGYTAVFGILGIRFFKWN, encoded by the coding sequence ATGCAAACCAAAATACCTCAGACTTCTGCCGTGATGACCGCCTTATTGCGGGCCGATTTTACCACCCTGTGGCGCAACCGCCGTTCGCTGCGGCTTGTGTTGCTGGTGCCCCTGGTGATCGTTATCTCCTGGAAAGGAATGGTGAAAATGATGGGCGGCCCTTATGTGATCTCCGGTGGCATCACCATTGGCCTGATCAGCATCGGCCTGCTGGGTTACACCAATTCCATTGCGCGTGACCGTGACAAAGGCGTGTTCCAGCGCCTGCGCGTAGGGCCTGTTGCCGCATGGACCATCATGTGCAGCCGTGTCATGGTACAGATAGTCACTATCATGGCCATGACCATCGCCATCTTCGCTGTTGGCAATCTGGTAGACAAAATTGTGCTGTCGCCGCTGGGTTATCTGACCGGTTTCTTCGCCGCTGTATTGGGTGGCGCGCTGTACCTCAGCCTGGGACAACTGATCGTGGGACTGATTAAAAATCCTGAGACGGTGAACTCCACCACGCGACTGGTATATTTTATCTTCATTATGGTGGGCATGCTGGGCAACTTCGGCGTGTTAGGCGATGTCGTGAAAGATATGGTGCAGTGGTCGCCCTATGGCGTGGTCAATCGTATGATCGGCACCGCGTTGCAGCCCGACACCTGGAACCTGCAGGCCACCTACGCGTTGCTGGCCACACTGGGATATACAGCTGTATTCGGTATACTGGGCATTCGTTTCTTTAAGTGGAACTAG